A window from Leptothermofonsia sichuanensis E412 encodes these proteins:
- the gap gene encoding type I glyceraldehyde-3-phosphate dehydrogenase: MSTLKVGINGFGRIGRLVMRAGITHPEIEFVGINDLVPPDNLGYLFKYDSTHGMYKGSVESREDGIVVDGRFIPCMAVRNPAELPWGQLGVDYVVESTGLFTGYEGAENHLKAGAKRVVISAPTKDPDRVRTFVMGVNHHQYDASKDVIVSNASCTTNCLAPVAKVLHETFGLAEGLMTTVHAMTATQPTVDGPSKKDWRGGRGAAQNIIPSSTGAAKAVALVLPELKGKLTGMAFRVGTPDVSVVDLTFKTTKSTSYQEICAAMKAASEGDLAGILGYTDEEVVSMDFRTDPRSSIFDAKAGMELNSNFFKVVSWYDNEWGYSCRVIDLILEMAKREGLLEAGKVAAFANR; the protein is encoded by the coding sequence ATGTCCACCTTGAAAGTTGGGATTAATGGATTTGGTCGGATTGGACGCCTGGTAATGCGGGCTGGAATTACCCACCCAGAGATTGAATTTGTTGGAATTAATGACCTGGTGCCACCGGATAACCTGGGTTACCTGTTCAAGTACGACTCTACCCACGGCATGTATAAGGGATCGGTGGAAAGCCGTGAAGATGGAATTGTAGTGGATGGCCGATTTATTCCCTGTATGGCAGTCAGAAACCCGGCAGAACTGCCCTGGGGTCAATTGGGAGTCGATTATGTGGTGGAATCGACTGGCTTATTTACGGGGTATGAGGGTGCCGAAAACCACCTTAAGGCAGGTGCAAAACGGGTTGTCATTTCTGCTCCAACCAAGGATCCGGACCGGGTACGGACCTTTGTAATGGGAGTCAATCATCATCAATACGATGCCTCGAAGGATGTGATTGTTTCCAATGCAAGCTGTACCACGAACTGCCTTGCTCCCGTTGCCAAAGTGTTGCACGAAACCTTTGGGCTGGCGGAAGGACTGATGACCACGGTTCATGCCATGACGGCAACCCAACCCACTGTGGATGGTCCCAGTAAGAAAGACTGGCGGGGTGGACGGGGAGCTGCCCAAAACATTATTCCGTCTTCAACGGGAGCCGCAAAAGCGGTGGCGTTGGTCCTGCCAGAGTTGAAAGGAAAGCTGACTGGAATGGCATTTCGGGTTGGTACGCCAGATGTTTCGGTCGTGGATCTGACCTTTAAGACCACAAAGTCAACCAGCTATCAGGAAATTTGTGCAGCCATGAAGGCGGCTTCTGAAGGCGACCTGGCTGGCATCCTGGGGTATACCGATGAAGAAGTCGTTTCCATGGATTTCCGCACAGACCCGCGTTCCAGCATTTTTGATGCGAAGGCTGGGATGGAGCTAAACTCCAATTTCTTCAAGGTCGTGTCCTGGTATGACAATGAGTGGGGTTATTCCTGCCGGGTGATTGATCTCATACTGGAGATGGCAAAGCGGGAAGGACTTCTAGAAGCCGGCAAAGTCGCAGCATTCGCAAACAGATAA
- a CDS encoding helix-turn-helix domain-containing protein: MNDPILQLSREQAKKLSELGDRLHQFRQSQRLSLEQVAEQTMIPVRILSAIETGNVAQLPEPVYVQGFIRRFADAIGLDGADFANAFPTETHLEPSKTSWRGTVQAQLRPLHLYLLYMVLVMGAVSGLSYLLNRTTPQMVGLTGGPQSSQSSLTRGSNPSNLPVNRAQMGPFLPANQTVQPNPSPVAPQKPVRVGLMLTAQSWIRVVVDGKPEFEGVLPEGTQRTWMADKEVTLRAGNAGGVMVSFNDGMAKPLGEAGAVEEVTFDLKAQASLSLNSEDDASDSSPLTASNSNAF, encoded by the coding sequence ATGAATGATCCGATTCTCCAACTCAGCCGGGAACAGGCAAAAAAGCTCTCAGAGTTGGGCGATCGCTTACATCAGTTTCGCCAGAGTCAGCGCTTATCGCTGGAACAGGTGGCTGAACAAACCATGATTCCAGTCCGGATTCTGTCCGCGATTGAAACCGGCAATGTGGCTCAATTACCCGAACCTGTCTATGTTCAAGGGTTTATCCGGCGATTTGCGGATGCGATCGGTTTGGATGGAGCCGACTTTGCTAATGCATTCCCCACTGAAACCCATTTAGAACCATCGAAGACATCCTGGCGGGGTACTGTGCAGGCTCAACTGCGCCCGTTGCATCTGTATCTCCTGTATATGGTGCTGGTCATGGGAGCGGTGAGTGGGCTGTCCTATCTTTTAAATCGAACAACTCCACAAATGGTAGGACTGACCGGTGGACCTCAATCCTCCCAGTCTTCCCTGACCAGAGGATCCAACCCCTCTAACCTGCCTGTGAATAGGGCACAGATGGGGCCTTTTCTTCCCGCCAATCAAACCGTTCAACCGAATCCCTCACCAGTTGCCCCTCAGAAACCCGTTCGAGTCGGTTTGATGTTGACTGCCCAATCGTGGATTCGGGTTGTCGTGGATGGCAAACCTGAGTTTGAGGGTGTTCTGCCAGAGGGCACGCAACGGACCTGGATGGCAGACAAAGAAGTGACGTTACGCGCTGGCAATGCCGGTGGGGTCATGGTCAGCTTCAATGATGGCATGGCAAAGCCCCTGGGTGAAGCGGGGGCCGTAGAAGAAGTGACCTTTGATCTGAAGGCGCAGGCAAGCCTGTCTCTGAACTCTGAGGACGATGCTTCAGATTCTTCGCCCCTGACGGCTTCTAATTCAAATGCCTTTTAG
- a CDS encoding cation-translocating P-type ATPase — protein MNHWYQFDATEVLRQLNTNPDTGLSAAEASRRLLESGPNELRELPPKKPWVMLWEQFTATTVLVLIVAAVVAAALGDYKDAAAIMAIVIFNGILGFIQEYRAGKEFAALKKMAVPKARVWRDREWQQVVASELVPGDIVQLEDGDQVPADARLLECTNLRTQESAFTGESESVEKSVAPIAGESLPLGDLHNMVFMGTIVTYGRGRAVVTETGMNTELGKIADSMQSVEQEQTPLQRRLDQLGRRLALMALALVGVIFAFGIVRGEDFEMMFITAVSLAVAIIPEGLPAVVTIALAIGSSRMLKRKALIRKLPAVETLGSVTTICSDKTGTLTENRMTVTILSLAGQRVDLRESFAEITSRLDGKKSIFRPGDGVTLPAPMAITLVGSSLCNNALIPNQKELHHQEFDEHRPDSEVPRAIGDPTEIALVVAADRLGLDKDELEDLFPRVAEAPFDSDRKRMTTIHRIERTDGDWKHRNSTAALLPPVSSLPDTSYIAFTKGSVDGLLSRCKQVWLDDKPDPLTETWDQQIRSQNDRLASSGTRVLGVAFRPVETLPEPGAEVTVEQDLIFVGLVGMLDPARPEAKAAVQICNQAGIRTVMITGDHPLMAKHIAEELDISHNGRYLTGLDLSRLSLAELEQQVEDVSIYARVSPQQKLSIVDALKHRGHIVSMTGDGVNDAPALSKADIGVAMGITGTDVAKEAADMVLLNDNFATIVAAVEEGRVIYDNIRKFIRYNLTGNTSGVVIMLLAPLLAMPLPLRPTQILWINLLADGLLALALSVEPAESDVMRRPPYPPNESVFSRGVGRDIIWVGLLMGIVFLLVGDYFLEARWENWQTMVFSTLAFSRMSLALAMRSERDSLFRQGLLSNQPMLVAVLVTFSLQMAVIYTPWLQGLFETQALTTQELWISLAISTVGFWVVEVQKQFLRWRRK, from the coding sequence ATGAACCACTGGTATCAATTCGATGCTACCGAAGTTTTACGTCAGCTAAATACCAATCCGGATACTGGCTTGAGTGCGGCTGAAGCCAGTCGCCGCCTGTTGGAGTCTGGACCGAATGAATTGCGGGAACTTCCCCCGAAAAAACCGTGGGTGATGCTGTGGGAACAATTTACAGCCACCACTGTCCTGGTGCTGATTGTGGCAGCAGTTGTGGCGGCTGCCCTGGGGGACTATAAAGATGCGGCGGCGATTATGGCGATTGTCATCTTTAACGGCATTTTGGGATTTATCCAGGAATATCGGGCGGGGAAAGAGTTTGCTGCGTTGAAAAAAATGGCGGTGCCCAAAGCGCGGGTCTGGCGCGATCGGGAATGGCAACAGGTGGTTGCCAGTGAGCTGGTACCGGGAGATATCGTGCAACTTGAGGATGGGGATCAGGTGCCTGCCGATGCCCGGTTACTGGAGTGTACGAACCTGAGGACGCAGGAATCAGCGTTTACAGGGGAGTCTGAATCGGTGGAAAAGAGTGTTGCCCCGATCGCGGGTGAATCTCTGCCTTTAGGTGATCTACATAACATGGTGTTTATGGGCACGATTGTCACCTATGGACGGGGCCGGGCAGTGGTCACTGAAACCGGCATGAACACGGAGTTGGGCAAGATTGCCGATTCAATGCAGTCTGTGGAGCAGGAGCAAACCCCCCTCCAGCGACGGCTGGATCAATTAGGTCGGCGGCTGGCGTTAATGGCCCTTGCCCTGGTTGGGGTGATCTTTGCCTTTGGTATTGTTCGGGGCGAAGACTTTGAAATGATGTTCATTACGGCTGTCAGCCTGGCCGTTGCCATCATCCCTGAAGGGCTACCGGCGGTGGTCACCATTGCGCTGGCGATCGGCTCAAGCCGGATGTTAAAACGCAAAGCACTCATTCGCAAACTGCCAGCGGTGGAAACCCTCGGCTCGGTCACCACCATTTGTTCAGATAAGACCGGCACCCTGACCGAAAACCGGATGACGGTCACGATCCTCTCGCTGGCGGGTCAGCGGGTGGATTTACGCGAGTCCTTTGCAGAAATTACCTCCCGGCTGGATGGCAAGAAGTCCATTTTTAGACCGGGTGATGGGGTCACCTTGCCTGCCCCAATGGCCATCACCCTGGTCGGCAGTTCCCTTTGTAATAACGCGCTGATCCCCAATCAAAAAGAACTCCATCACCAGGAATTTGATGAACATCGACCGGACTCTGAAGTACCCAGGGCGATCGGCGATCCGACCGAAATTGCCCTTGTTGTTGCCGCCGATCGCCTTGGGCTGGATAAAGACGAACTGGAAGATCTGTTTCCCCGGGTTGCAGAAGCCCCCTTTGACTCTGATCGCAAGCGGATGACCACGATTCATCGAATTGAACGAACAGACGGTGACTGGAAACACCGCAACTCCACCGCTGCGCTGTTGCCACCCGTGTCCTCTCTGCCAGACACTTCCTACATTGCCTTTACTAAGGGATCGGTGGATGGACTTCTGAGTAGATGCAAGCAGGTCTGGCTGGATGACAAACCAGACCCTTTGACGGAAACCTGGGATCAGCAAATCCGCAGCCAGAACGATCGCCTTGCCAGTTCAGGTACCCGCGTATTGGGGGTTGCTTTCCGTCCGGTGGAAACCTTACCGGAACCCGGTGCCGAAGTAACTGTAGAACAGGATCTGATTTTTGTCGGGCTGGTGGGTATGCTGGATCCTGCCCGTCCAGAGGCAAAGGCAGCGGTTCAAATCTGTAATCAGGCAGGCATTCGCACAGTCATGATCACAGGCGACCATCCCCTGATGGCCAAGCACATTGCCGAGGAACTGGACATTTCCCACAATGGTCGCTACCTCACCGGGCTGGATCTGAGTCGGCTATCGCTGGCTGAACTGGAGCAGCAAGTAGAAGACGTCTCGATCTATGCCAGGGTGTCGCCCCAGCAGAAGCTATCCATTGTGGATGCGCTCAAGCATCGGGGGCACATTGTTTCCATGACGGGGGATGGGGTGAATGATGCCCCCGCCCTGAGTAAGGCAGACATTGGTGTGGCAATGGGCATTACGGGCACCGATGTGGCTAAAGAAGCGGCTGACATGGTGCTCCTCAACGATAACTTTGCCACTATTGTGGCGGCGGTTGAGGAAGGGCGTGTCATTTACGACAACATCCGTAAGTTCATTCGCTACAATCTGACCGGCAACACCAGCGGTGTCGTGATCATGCTGCTGGCTCCCCTGCTGGCAATGCCCCTGCCCCTGCGACCAACCCAAATCCTCTGGATCAATTTGCTGGCAGACGGGCTACTGGCACTGGCGCTTAGTGTTGAACCGGCTGAAAGTGATGTCATGCGGCGCCCGCCCTATCCTCCGAACGAAAGTGTGTTTAGCCGGGGCGTGGGGCGGGATATTATCTGGGTCGGGTTGCTGATGGGAATTGTGTTTCTGTTGGTGGGCGATTACTTTCTGGAAGCCCGCTGGGAAAACTGGCAAACGATGGTGTTTTCAACGCTGGCATTTTCCCGCATGAGTCTGGCACTGGCAATGCGGTCTGAACGGGATTCGTTGTTCAGACAGGGGCTACTGTCCAACCAGCCAATGCTGGTCGCTGTCCTTGTGACGTTTTCTCTGCAAATGGCGGTTATCTATACTCCCTGGCTGCAAGGGCTGTTTGAAACCCAGGCGCTGACCACGCAGGAACTCTGGATCAGCCTGGCAATCAGTACTGTGGGTTTTTGGGTAGTCGAGGTGCAAAAACAATTCCTCCGCTGGCGCCGGAAATAG
- a CDS encoding pseudouridine synthase: MDERIQKILSQWGIASRRQAEQMILEGRVRLNGVVVQLGQKANPALDHIEVDGLEIRPAGRPEPVYLLLNKPAGVVSTCTDPWNRVTVIDLLPPALQKHQGIHPVGRLDADSTGALLLTNDGDLTFYLTHPRHHIPKTYEVWVEGYPAVSVLQQWRCGVDLDGQLTRPARVDVIQQHPDHKTLLRIILKEGRNRQIRRVAEQFGHPVIHLHRTAIGPIQLQSPGSPPLLTGKYRLLKDAEISSLKAQFDLTSERMPVKRSAAHE, translated from the coding sequence ATGGATGAGCGAATCCAGAAGATTCTATCCCAATGGGGGATTGCCTCTCGTCGGCAGGCAGAGCAGATGATCCTGGAAGGTCGGGTTCGCTTGAATGGTGTGGTCGTGCAACTGGGACAAAAAGCAAACCCGGCTCTGGATCACATCGAGGTGGATGGGTTGGAAATTCGTCCTGCGGGTCGTCCTGAGCCAGTTTATCTCTTACTCAACAAACCGGCAGGTGTGGTTTCAACCTGTACCGATCCCTGGAACCGAGTGACGGTAATAGATTTACTGCCGCCAGCGTTGCAAAAGCACCAGGGGATTCATCCGGTCGGGCGATTGGATGCCGATTCGACGGGGGCACTCTTACTGACAAATGATGGGGATCTGACATTTTACCTGACCCATCCCCGGCACCACATTCCCAAAACCTACGAGGTCTGGGTAGAGGGCTATCCAGCCGTTTCTGTCTTGCAGCAATGGCGGTGTGGTGTGGATCTGGATGGTCAATTAACCCGACCAGCCCGGGTAGATGTGATTCAACAACACCCGGATCACAAAACGCTGTTACGAATAATCTTAAAAGAGGGCAGGAACCGTCAGATTCGACGGGTCGCGGAACAATTTGGGCATCCCGTGATTCATTTACACCGAACCGCCATTGGTCCGATTCAGTTGCAATCGCCGGGTTCTCCCCCCCTGTTGACTGGAAAATATCGTTTGCTGAAAGACGCCGAGATCAGTTCCTTGAAAGCTCAATTTGACTTAACATCAGAAAGGATGCCTGTGAAGAGGAGTGCCGCTCATGAATGA
- a CDS encoding DUF2079 domain-containing protein, which translates to MPRPDPGIGIWMIGGTALLLFIASSVRHLLFQSGAFDLGYFDQAIYLISQGEPPIVSFWGFHFLGGHADWMVYPLALLYKIYPSVYWLFAVQAIAFALGALPTYYLSLQAGLTRSLATTLAAVYWLYPLIFNLNLFDFHPEVMALPLILAAILAARSDRIFWFTGCTVIVLGCRDALSLTVAAMGFWLLVFEQKRVCGAIALISGVAWFLIATQVIIPTFRPAGVEATLRYAYLGDSVLEIASNLMLKPHLILDRVFSLATLEYGLLLVAPLIWGLSFRHLTPLTAALPMLAMNILSDSPSQRDLVHQYSLPILPFLLLAVISALGAEATWIRKPGVIILWSLIAFLALAKYGYFGSLYLNSLDTWSASRAAISQVKTGGSVLTTHNLVPHLTHRSYIRFTLADAPPFDLSQFDYILLNVRHPGWMSSVEFATNLVEQLQQNSQFQLRYRQDGVYLFANAATLPASRSPSRFAISSMRSITRQE; encoded by the coding sequence ATGCCCCGACCAGACCCAGGAATAGGGATCTGGATGATTGGGGGTACTGCCCTGTTGCTCTTTATTGCCAGCAGTGTCAGGCACCTGTTATTCCAGTCAGGGGCGTTTGATCTGGGCTACTTTGACCAGGCAATTTATCTGATCAGCCAGGGCGAGCCGCCCATTGTCTCCTTCTGGGGATTTCACTTTTTAGGTGGGCACGCTGACTGGATGGTGTACCCGCTGGCACTGCTCTACAAAATCTATCCCAGTGTTTACTGGTTGTTTGCGGTACAGGCGATCGCCTTTGCCCTGGGTGCGCTGCCCACTTACTACCTTTCCCTGCAAGCAGGATTAACCAGGTCTCTGGCAACCACCCTCGCCGCCGTCTATTGGCTGTATCCCCTCATTTTCAACCTCAACCTGTTTGATTTTCACCCGGAAGTGATGGCGCTGCCCCTGATTCTGGCAGCAATCCTGGCAGCACGGAGCGATCGCATCTTCTGGTTTACAGGTTGCACAGTCATAGTTCTGGGATGTCGGGATGCACTGTCGTTGACCGTGGCTGCGATGGGGTTCTGGTTGCTGGTGTTTGAGCAAAAACGGGTCTGTGGGGCGATCGCCCTGATCAGTGGAGTCGCCTGGTTTCTGATTGCGACCCAGGTCATCATCCCAACCTTCCGACCCGCAGGCGTTGAAGCGACCCTTCGCTATGCCTACCTGGGTGATTCTGTTCTGGAGATTGCCAGCAATCTGATGCTCAAGCCCCATCTTATCCTGGATAGAGTATTTTCCCTGGCGACCCTGGAGTATGGGCTGCTTCTGGTTGCTCCTTTAATCTGGGGCCTGTCTTTTCGCCACCTGACCCCTTTAACAGCCGCACTGCCCATGCTGGCGATGAATATTCTGTCAGATTCCCCCAGTCAGCGAGATCTGGTGCATCAATACTCACTGCCTATCCTGCCATTTTTGCTGCTGGCAGTAATCAGTGCCCTGGGGGCTGAAGCCACCTGGATCAGGAAACCAGGGGTGATTATCCTGTGGTCCCTGATTGCCTTTCTTGCTCTGGCAAAGTACGGTTACTTTGGGTCACTCTATCTCAATTCTCTGGATACCTGGAGTGCTTCACGAGCAGCTATTTCCCAGGTAAAGACAGGAGGTTCCGTGCTGACCACCCATAACCTTGTCCCCCATCTCACCCACCGATCCTATATCCGATTTACCCTTGCCGATGCACCGCCGTTCGACCTGTCTCAATTCGACTATATTTTGCTCAATGTCCGCCATCCCGGTTGGATGAGTTCTGTGGAGTTTGCCACCAACCTGGTAGAGCAACTCCAACAGAACTCCCAATTTCAGCTCCGTTACCGGCAGGATGGGGTTTATCTGTTTGCGAATGCTGCGACTTTGCCGGCTTCTAGAAGTCCTTCCCGCTTTGCCATCTCCAGTATGAGATCAATCACCCGGCAGGAATAA